In Nostoc sp. GT001, a genomic segment contains:
- a CDS encoding transposase family protein, whose protein sequence is MNLIEAIQGVPDYRHARGIRHRLWIILTIVLLGSCTGYWGYKPLAEFTKNHRLSLIKLLDLSPDIQFPSASTFRNIMMSIDFQILAELFNVWAEKSLPINFKELFAIDGKCIKSTVTGGNQSYQNFVSIVSVFSL, encoded by the coding sequence ATGAATTTAATCGAAGCAATCCAAGGGGTTCCCGATTATCGACATGCTAGAGGTATTAGACATAGACTTTGGATAATACTAACTATAGTTTTGTTAGGTAGTTGTACAGGATATTGGGGGTATAAACCTTTAGCTGAGTTCACAAAAAATCATCGATTATCTCTAATCAAATTATTAGATTTATCTCCAGATATTCAATTTCCGTCAGCATCAACATTCAGAAATATTATGATGTCAATTGATTTTCAGATATTAGCTGAACTGTTTAACGTCTGGGCAGAAAAGAGTTTGCCAATTAATTTCAAAGAATTATTTGCCATCGATGGGAAATGTATTAAAAGTACTGTAACCGGGGGAAATCAATCCTATCAAAACTTTGTGAGTATCGTTTCAGTTTTCAGTTTATAG
- a CDS encoding Uma2 family endonuclease has product MTALTLQLPSNLQFTDEEFAQIVAVNKELRLELTAEGELIIMSPTGGETGNRNFDLLGQIWFWSNQNKLGKAFDSSTGFKLPNGATRSPDASWIRIERWDALTPEQRKKFLPLCPDFAVELVSETDDVEDSQAKMEEYLANGLQLGWLINPKDKQVIIYRPNLAPEVLQSPTSLSGEDVLPGFVLNLQQIFA; this is encoded by the coding sequence ATGACTGCTTTAACCTTACAATTACCTTCTAATCTGCAATTTACTGATGAGGAATTTGCACAGATTGTCGCTGTGAATAAAGAATTACGACTAGAATTAACTGCTGAAGGGGAATTAATTATCATGTCACCGACTGGGGGAGAAACGGGAAACCGGAATTTTGATTTATTAGGTCAGATATGGTTTTGGAGCAATCAGAATAAGCTTGGAAAAGCTTTTGATTCTTCTACTGGGTTTAAATTGCCAAATGGGGCAACTCGTTCACCTGATGCTTCTTGGATAAGGATAGAAAGATGGGATGCTCTTACCCCAGAACAAAGAAAGAAATTTCTCCCTTTGTGTCCTGATTTTGCAGTGGAATTGGTTTCTGAAACTGATGATGTGGAAGATTCTCAAGCCAAAATGGAGGAATATTTAGCGAATGGCTTACAACTGGGTTGGTTAATAAATCCTAAAGATAAACAAGTAATAATTTATCGCCCAAATCTTGCACCAGAAGTTTTACAATCTCCCACAAGTTTATCGGGTGAAGATGTTCTTCCTGGTTTTGTTTTAAATTTACAGCAGATTTTTGCATAA
- a CDS encoding ribulose bisphosphate carboxylase small subunit encodes MGYYIAPRFLDKLAVHITKNFLKLPGVRVPVILGIHGRKGEGKTFQCQLVFEKMGIEVTHVSGGELESPDAGDPARLIRLRYRETAELIKVRGKMCVLMINDLDAGAGRFDEGTQYTVNTQLVNATLMNIADNPTDVQLPGSYDSTPLHRVPIIVTGNDFSTLYAPLIRDGRMEKFYWEPDRDDKVGIVKGIFEPDGLSQKEVEQLVDTFVNQSIDFFSALRSRIYDEQIRNYIHKVGFEQISLNVVNSTQGPPEFKKPDFRLSHLIESGNFLVGEQKRVESSHLVDDYNRLNRGRNSQSAPPAVVTPTSQPSNGATKEVKTNQFQKQQASSAHLTLETQEQIRQLLSQGYKISIEHVDERRFRTGSWQSCVHSHIDAESDAISNLEATLSEYSGEYVRLVGIDPKAKRRVVETIIQRPNGNN; translated from the coding sequence ATGGGTTACTACATCGCTCCCCGCTTTTTGGACAAACTTGCTGTCCACATCACCAAAAATTTCCTGAAGCTTCCTGGCGTGCGAGTTCCCGTGATCCTGGGTATTCATGGACGCAAAGGAGAAGGTAAAACATTTCAATGTCAATTAGTCTTCGAGAAAATGGGTATCGAAGTGACTCACGTATCTGGCGGCGAATTAGAAAGTCCAGATGCGGGAGATCCAGCGCGGTTGATTCGGTTGCGCTATCGGGAAACAGCTGAACTGATCAAAGTACGCGGCAAAATGTGTGTACTGATGATTAACGATTTAGATGCCGGTGCTGGACGCTTTGATGAAGGCACTCAATATACTGTAAACACGCAGTTGGTGAATGCCACACTGATGAATATTGCTGATAATCCCACAGATGTGCAGTTACCGGGAAGCTATGATTCCACACCCTTACATCGTGTGCCGATTATTGTCACAGGTAATGATTTTTCTACCCTCTATGCACCGTTAATTCGGGATGGACGGATGGAGAAATTCTACTGGGAACCAGATAGAGATGACAAGGTGGGAATTGTCAAGGGGATTTTTGAACCAGATGGACTGTCACAAAAAGAAGTTGAACAGCTAGTTGATACTTTTGTCAATCAGTCTATTGACTTTTTTAGCGCTTTGCGATCGCGCATTTATGACGAACAAATCCGCAACTACATTCATAAAGTAGGTTTTGAGCAGATATCCTTAAATGTAGTTAACAGCACTCAAGGGCCACCTGAGTTTAAAAAACCAGATTTCAGGCTGTCTCACTTAATCGAGTCTGGTAACTTCCTGGTTGGCGAACAAAAACGGGTGGAAAGTTCCCATTTGGTTGATGATTACAATCGACTAAATCGAGGTAGAAATTCTCAATCCGCACCACCTGCTGTTGTCACACCAACTAGTCAGCCGTCAAATGGCGCAACCAAAGAAGTAAAAACTAATCAATTTCAGAAACAGCAAGCATCAAGTGCCCATTTAACTTTAGAGACACAAGAACAGATTCGGCAATTATTGTCTCAAGGTTACAAAATTAGTATTGAACACGTAGATGAGCGCCGTTTTCGCACAGGTTCTTGGCAAAGTTGTGTTCATAGCCACATTGATGCCGAGTCTGATGCCATCTCAAATTTAGAGGCAACTTTGTCAGAATATAGCGGTGAGTATGTGCGCTTAGTAGGTATCGATCCTAAAGCCAAGCGGCGGGTGGTGGAGACAATTATTCAGCGTCCAAATGGAAACAATTAG
- a CDS encoding M23 family metallopeptidase: MRGRFLGKKQIYCCLSIAFCCILWICLALIPADATSTGSIDTLRQQQQQMNQQRQGVVGERDRLNNLQQEAQKHLTGLKQNLQTTDSYLLESESRLQLATQRLQQLETDLDVAERSYQERQIATVARLRYLQRSPAFAGWAVLLESENISDFFSRRHQLKLVFQADQKILVKLNTQANSIDKQKTDVEQQKNEIGLIREQLLAQKADYQTQAQSQSELIQRLNSDRLALEAAQNQLERESKNLEILIQQKVAEAQGKTNSRTGIIIRGTGVMAYPSDASTSSPFGWRVHPILGYRRFHAGLDFAASYGSKIRAADSGTVIFAGWYGGYGRALIIDHGNGMTTLYGHTSELYVSEGQAVERGQAIAAVGSTGFSTGPHLHFEVRRNGTPVDPANYL, from the coding sequence ATGAGAGGGCGATTTCTCGGAAAAAAGCAGATTTATTGCTGTTTATCTATTGCATTTTGCTGTATTTTGTGGATTTGTTTGGCATTAATTCCAGCCGACGCAACGTCTACAGGGTCTATTGATACTCTACGACAACAGCAGCAACAAATGAACCAGCAGCGTCAGGGTGTAGTTGGAGAGCGCGATCGCTTGAATAATCTCCAACAAGAAGCCCAAAAACACTTGACTGGTTTAAAGCAAAATCTGCAAACGACAGATAGCTATCTTCTAGAGAGCGAATCACGATTACAACTCGCTACCCAACGCCTCCAGCAGTTAGAAACCGATTTAGATGTGGCAGAACGTTCATATCAGGAGCGGCAAATTGCAACAGTAGCACGATTGCGTTATCTTCAGCGATCGCCTGCTTTTGCGGGATGGGCAGTTTTGCTTGAAAGTGAAAATATCAGCGACTTTTTCAGCCGTCGTCATCAGTTGAAGTTAGTGTTTCAAGCAGATCAAAAAATTTTGGTCAAACTCAACACCCAAGCAAACTCAATTGATAAACAAAAAACGGACGTAGAACAGCAAAAAAATGAAATTGGCTTAATTCGCGAGCAACTGTTGGCACAAAAAGCCGATTATCAAACTCAGGCGCAATCACAATCAGAATTGATTCAACGCCTGAATAGCGATCGCCTCGCCTTAGAAGCCGCGCAAAATCAGCTAGAAAGAGAATCTAAAAATTTGGAAATTTTGATTCAACAAAAGGTAGCAGAAGCCCAAGGAAAAACCAACAGCAGAACAGGTATCATCATTCGGGGAACTGGTGTAATGGCATATCCTAGCGATGCTTCTACTAGCAGTCCCTTTGGCTGGCGGGTACACCCTATTCTTGGTTATCGTCGCTTTCATGCCGGGTTGGATTTTGCCGCCAGCTATGGTAGTAAAATACGGGCAGCGGATTCAGGAACAGTAATTTTTGCTGGGTGGTATGGTGGTTATGGCAGAGCGCTAATTATCGATCACGGTAATGGCATGACTACACTCTACGGGCATACCAGTGAGTTATATGTTTCTGAAGGACAAGCAGTTGAACGCGGACAAGCGATCGCTGCTGTTGGTTCTACAGGTTTCTCAACTGGCCCTCATCTCCACTTTGAAGTCCGTCGCAATGGTACACCCGTAGACCCAGCTAATTATCTTTAA
- the trmFO gene encoding FADH(2)-oxidizing methylenetetrahydrofolate--tRNA-(uracil(54)-C(5))-methyltransferase TrmFO, producing the protein METQPIQVIGGGLAGTEAAWQIAQAGVPVILHEMRPKRFSPAHHTEHLAELVCSNSFGAMASDRAAGLLHEELRQLGSIVISKADEHAVPAGGALAVDRGQFGQDLTETLASHPLVEFRRGEVSAIPEGIVVLATGPLTSPDLAEDLQRFTGMEYLSFFDAASPIIVGESINRDIAFMASRYDKGEAAYLNCPMNKEQYLHFREELCKAEQTELKGFERETAKFFEACLPIEELAQRGEDTMRYGPLKPVGLSDTRTGERPYAVVQLRQEDKAGQLWNMVGFQTNLRWGEQKRIFQLIPSLEKAEFVRLGVMHRNTFINAPQLMHPTLQFKERPTLLAAGQLIGTEGYTAAAAGGCLAGINAARLALGKEALVLPPTTMMGALLEFISSASPKHFQPMPPNFGIFPDLGMKIKSKPERYGRYRDRSLADLANWKANCN; encoded by the coding sequence ATGGAAACACAACCGATACAAGTAATTGGAGGTGGACTAGCTGGGACAGAAGCAGCTTGGCAAATAGCCCAAGCTGGAGTGCCAGTAATTCTGCATGAAATGCGTCCAAAGCGATTTAGTCCGGCTCATCATACAGAACATTTAGCAGAATTAGTGTGTAGTAATTCCTTTGGGGCAATGGCAAGCGATCGCGCGGCGGGATTATTGCACGAAGAGTTACGCCAACTCGGTTCGATTGTCATCTCAAAAGCTGATGAACACGCCGTTCCGGCTGGTGGGGCGCTAGCCGTAGACAGGGGACAATTTGGCCAAGATTTAACTGAAACTTTAGCGAGTCATCCTTTAGTTGAATTTCGTCGGGGTGAAGTGTCTGCAATTCCTGAAGGGATTGTGGTTTTAGCAACCGGGCCTTTAACCAGTCCCGATCTAGCAGAAGATTTGCAACGCTTTACGGGGATGGAATACCTGAGCTTTTTTGATGCAGCCAGTCCGATTATCGTCGGAGAATCGATTAATCGTGACATTGCTTTTATGGCATCACGTTATGACAAAGGTGAAGCCGCTTATCTCAACTGCCCAATGAATAAAGAGCAGTACTTGCACTTTCGGGAAGAACTTTGTAAAGCTGAACAAACAGAACTCAAGGGTTTTGAACGAGAAACGGCGAAATTTTTTGAAGCTTGCTTACCCATAGAAGAACTAGCCCAGCGCGGGGAAGATACCATGCGCTACGGCCCCCTGAAGCCAGTGGGATTGTCAGATACTCGCACAGGGGAACGTCCTTATGCTGTGGTGCAGTTACGACAAGAAGATAAAGCTGGTCAACTGTGGAACATGGTAGGATTTCAAACAAATCTGCGTTGGGGCGAACAAAAGCGAATCTTTCAATTAATTCCCAGTTTAGAAAAAGCAGAGTTTGTCAGGCTGGGAGTGATGCACCGCAACACTTTTATTAACGCTCCCCAATTAATGCATCCTACCTTGCAATTTAAAGAGCGTCCGACATTGTTAGCCGCTGGACAATTGATTGGTACTGAAGGTTACACTGCTGCGGCTGCGGGTGGTTGCTTGGCGGGAATTAATGCAGCGCGGTTAGCCTTGGGTAAAGAAGCTTTGGTTTTACCACCAACAACCATGATGGGTGCGTTATTAGAATTTATTAGTTCCGCTTCACCGAAGCATTTCCAACCAATGCCGCCTAACTTTGGGATTTTCCCCGATTTAGGAATGAAAATCAAAAGTAAACCAGAGCGTTATGGACGTTACCGCGATCGCTCTTTAGCTGATTTGGCAAATTGGAAAGCTAATTGTAATTAA
- a CDS encoding HNH endonuclease, whose amino-acid sequence MSKTPRIRIPPEVKKYVFQRDQYQCRSCGKTNVETNLSIDHIIPLARGGQNDISNLQTLCFTCNQQKTDNLDPRFRRYFQL is encoded by the coding sequence ATGAGCAAAACTCCCCGTATTCGTATCCCGCCGGAAGTCAAAAAATATGTTTTTCAACGCGACCAATATCAATGCCGAAGTTGCGGTAAAACTAATGTAGAAACTAACCTCAGCATCGATCATATTATTCCCCTCGCTCGTGGGGGTCAAAATGATATTAGCAATCTCCAAACTCTCTGTTTTACCTGTAATCAGCAGAAAACAGATAATCTCGATCCGCGTTTCCGGCGATATTTTCAGCTTTAG
- a CDS encoding IS1 family transposase (programmed frameshift): MECPRCGSSHIRKNGNKRGKQNHICCNCDRQFIDRYEPPQGYSDEVKRECLKMYVNGMGFRGIERVKGVHHTTLITWVKLVGELLPDVYDPETIPEVGELDELETFVGKKNKVWLWTAVNHFTQGILAWVLGDHSAETFRPLWDIVGTWQCYFYVTDGWLVYPGFIPEGDQIVSKTYMTRVEGENTRLRHYLARLHRKTLCYSKSAQMLKYSIRLLLHYLKFWDVPVSV, from the exons ATGGAATGTCCGCGTTGTGGGTCGTCTCATATCCGTAAGAACGGAAATAAAAGAGGTAAACAGAATCACATTTGCTGTAATTGCGATCGCCAATTTATTGATCGGTACGAACCACCTCAAGGATACAGTGATGAAGTGAAACGGGAATGCCTGAAAATGTACGTTAATGGTATGGGATTTCGTGGCATTGAACGGGTCAAAGGTGTGCATCACACGACATTGATTACTTGGGTAAAACTTGTAGGAGAACTGCTACCTGATGTTTATGATCCAGAGACAATTCCAGAAGTTGGCGAACTCGATGAACTAGAAACGTTCGTCGGC AAAAAAAACAAAGTTTGGCTTTGGACAGCAGTGAACCACTTCACACAAGGTATTTTAGCGTGGGTTTTGGGCGACCATAGCGCCGAAACTTTTCGACCGTTATGGGATATTGTAGGTACTTGGCAGTGCTATTTCTATGTCACGGATGGATGGTTGGTCTATCCAGGCTTTATTCCAGAGGGCGACCAGATTGTGAGCAAGACTTACATGACACGAGTTGAGGGGGAAAACACCCGGTTGCGCCACTATCTCGCTCGATTGCATCGAAAAACGCTATGTTATTCCAAATCAGCACAAATGCTGAAATACTCGATTCGATTGCTACTTCACTATCTCAAGTTTTGGGATGTTCCAGTTTCAGTATGA
- a CDS encoding Gfo/Idh/MocA family oxidoreductase — protein sequence MIGVAIAGTGFGQKVHIPGFQAHPRTEVVAVYHRDINKAKAIAQSHNITHASDSLADIAALPEVQAVSISTPPFLHYEMAKTVLQAGKHLLLEKPTTLNAFEAKELYQLAKAKSVIATVDFEFRFVPAWQLFAELLSEKYVGELRLIKIDWLGSSRADVSRPWNWYSDKEKGGGALGSLGSHAFDYIHWLFGPVRRLNAHLTTAIPTRVDPISGKSKAVNTDDNCILTLELANGTPCQLSISAVVHAARTHWVEVYGDRGTLIVGSENQKDYIHGFRVWASQPGKPLTEIEIPNRLIFPKNYADGRISAFIRVVDQWVQGIDHSHEIIPSLREGIYSQLLMDLSHESHQKSSWLDVPSLEEFLRN from the coding sequence ATGATTGGAGTTGCGATCGCAGGTACTGGATTTGGTCAGAAAGTCCACATTCCCGGATTCCAAGCACATCCTCGCACTGAGGTAGTTGCTGTTTATCACCGAGATATAAATAAAGCCAAAGCTATAGCACAATCCCATAATATCACCCACGCTTCCGACTCACTTGCAGATATTGCGGCATTACCAGAAGTGCAAGCCGTCAGCATCTCTACGCCGCCCTTTTTGCACTATGAAATGGCAAAAACCGTATTGCAAGCGGGAAAACATTTATTACTAGAAAAACCGACAACTTTAAATGCATTTGAAGCGAAAGAACTTTATCAGTTAGCTAAAGCAAAAAGCGTGATTGCAACTGTAGACTTTGAATTTCGCTTTGTCCCAGCATGGCAATTGTTTGCAGAATTGTTGTCAGAAAAGTATGTGGGTGAGTTACGCCTAATTAAAATTGATTGGTTAGGTTCTTCTCGTGCTGATGTTTCACGCCCTTGGAATTGGTATTCTGATAAAGAGAAAGGAGGCGGTGCATTGGGATCTTTGGGTTCTCACGCCTTTGATTATATTCACTGGTTATTTGGGCCAGTGCGGAGATTAAACGCCCATTTAACTACTGCTATTCCTACACGAGTTGATCCGATTAGCGGGAAATCTAAAGCAGTGAATACAGATGATAATTGTATATTAACGCTGGAATTAGCCAATGGTACACCTTGCCAACTTTCTATCAGTGCAGTTGTTCATGCAGCAAGAACCCATTGGGTAGAAGTATATGGCGATCGCGGTACATTAATTGTAGGTAGTGAAAATCAAAAAGATTATATACATGGTTTTCGTGTTTGGGCTTCCCAACCAGGTAAACCTTTGACGGAAATAGAAATACCAAATCGATTAATTTTTCCCAAAAATTATGCTGATGGGCGCATTTCAGCATTTATCCGCGTAGTAGACCAATGGGTGCAAGGAATTGACCACAGTCACGAAATTATACCATCACTACGCGAAGGAATTTATTCTCAGTTGTTGATGGATTTATCTCATGAATCGCATCAAAAATCAAGTTGGTTAGACGTACCTAGCTTAGAAGAATTTCTGAGGAACTAG
- a CDS encoding DUF3536 domain-containing protein: protein MTSAAEMPASSGSTLTLHSDPNNTKETDPLNKANGVYVTVHGHFYQPPRENPYLDAIERQPSAAPFHDWNERIHWECYRPNAFARVLNDQGEVVGIVNNYEHFSFNISSTLMSWLERYDVEVYQRILEADAKSSQRLHGHGNAIAQVYNHIIMPLANERDKYTQIRWGKEDFRSRFGRDPEGMWLAETAVDYATLEALVAEGIRFIVLAPSQALRCRPLPTPDRPHPEWIEVGGSQIDSTRPYRCYLKPTLDTSSSPLSAIATSPKDASTEELPYIDIFFYDGPISRDMGFSDVVYNSSHFAGRIGSAVRGDHRPAQLISVATDGETFGHHKKGTEKTLAYAFTKEFPQQGWTVTNFAHYLSLNSPSWEVELKSVTAWSCAHGVGRWEDDCGCGGEGSVWHQKWRRPLRDALNWLRDQLTEVYQEHGRQLFRDPWLARDEYIQVMRDRSATNVNRFLARHQTHKLTAAEQVDALRLLEMQRHALLMFTSCGWFFEEISRPEGTQILRYAARALELAGEVAGVQLEKGFVKHLGLAPSNVDEFKHGAEIYRQLVLTAQLGFKQVAAHYAITSLFTNQKPAETPPRKDAVDKQSQRYQKRVYCYAANELDYQLQRMGSLTLAVGNLKLVSEITWESEHLVFAVLHLGGWDFHCGIQQFTGRRDYSKLKEKLFGALKQASAAHTILAMTQLFGEEAFSLQNLFAEERHRIMRLLSQETLARLGQLYTQAYRDNYGVLMAFHRDELAVPQELQVAADIALGHRCLMTLRSLEQEIADPQKSWNHILELEAIATEAKHLRCRLNIPDGKQMLEQLIARSLWQLLHDANGSFNADIQLLERLIDVGDQLNIDISLQRSQELYFSCLQSQIALVCITSVGNEADNQCLQLLKLGKKLAVDVSSISNQLK from the coding sequence ATGACTTCTGCTGCTGAAATGCCAGCTAGCTCTGGCTCAACGTTAACATTACATTCAGATCCCAATAACACTAAAGAAACCGATCCCCTGAACAAGGCTAATGGTGTTTATGTGACGGTGCATGGTCATTTTTACCAGCCACCAAGGGAAAACCCTTATCTGGACGCAATTGAACGCCAACCGAGCGCTGCACCTTTCCATGACTGGAATGAGCGGATTCATTGGGAATGCTATCGTCCAAACGCCTTTGCCAGAGTCTTAAATGACCAAGGTGAAGTGGTGGGGATCGTCAATAATTACGAACATTTCAGTTTTAATATTAGCTCAACGCTGATGTCGTGGCTAGAACGCTACGATGTGGAAGTTTATCAGCGGATTTTAGAGGCGGATGCCAAAAGTAGCCAACGCTTGCATGGTCACGGCAATGCGATCGCGCAAGTATACAATCACATCATCATGCCTCTGGCGAATGAGCGCGACAAATATACCCAAATTCGCTGGGGTAAAGAAGACTTCCGCTCCCGCTTTGGCCGCGATCCCGAAGGAATGTGGTTAGCGGAAACTGCTGTAGACTACGCCACCCTAGAAGCTCTTGTGGCTGAGGGTATTCGCTTCATTGTCCTGGCACCATCTCAAGCACTGCGTTGCCGTCCCCTCCCCACTCCAGATCGTCCCCATCCTGAATGGATCGAAGTCGGCGGTAGTCAGATTGATTCTACTCGTCCTTATCGTTGTTATTTGAAGCCCACATTAGACACTTCATCTTCACCTCTGAGTGCAATCGCCACTAGCCCCAAGGATGCTAGTACAGAAGAATTACCCTACATTGATATCTTCTTCTACGATGGGCCGATATCGCGGGATATGGGTTTTAGTGATGTCGTTTATAATTCCAGTCACTTTGCCGGCCGGATTGGTTCGGCGGTGCGTGGGGATCATCGTCCAGCACAGCTAATTTCGGTGGCGACGGATGGGGAAACCTTTGGGCATCACAAAAAGGGAACAGAGAAAACTTTAGCCTATGCCTTTACCAAAGAGTTTCCCCAACAGGGTTGGACGGTAACGAACTTCGCCCACTACCTGAGCTTAAATTCTCCCAGTTGGGAAGTGGAATTAAAGTCAGTCACAGCCTGGAGTTGCGCCCACGGTGTCGGCAGATGGGAGGATGACTGTGGTTGCGGTGGGGAAGGCTCAGTTTGGCATCAGAAATGGCGTCGTCCCCTGCGGGATGCCCTAAATTGGCTGCGGGATCAGCTAACTGAGGTGTATCAGGAACATGGCAGACAGTTATTTCGCGATCCTTGGCTAGCGCGAGATGAATATATCCAAGTAATGCGCGATCGCTCTGCTACCAATGTCAACCGTTTCCTCGCCCGTCATCAAACCCACAAACTAACCGCAGCCGAACAAGTAGACGCACTACGCCTATTAGAAATGCAGCGTCACGCTTTGTTAATGTTCACTAGTTGCGGTTGGTTTTTTGAAGAAATTTCCCGTCCAGAAGGGACACAAATTCTGCGCTACGCTGCCCGTGCTTTGGAATTGGCAGGGGAAGTGGCTGGCGTGCAGCTGGAAAAAGGCTTCGTCAAACATCTAGGTTTAGCCCCCAGTAATGTAGACGAGTTCAAACACGGTGCGGAAATTTATCGGCAACTAGTGTTAACTGCCCAACTTGGCTTTAAGCAAGTTGCAGCCCATTACGCTATTACTTCGCTGTTTACCAATCAGAAACCAGCAGAAACGCCACCGAGAAAAGATGCTGTTGACAAACAGTCTCAGCGTTACCAGAAGCGGGTTTATTGCTATGCTGCTAATGAGCTAGATTACCAACTGCAACGCATGGGATCGCTAACTCTGGCTGTGGGAAATTTAAAGCTGGTATCAGAGATTACTTGGGAAAGTGAGCATTTGGTATTTGCGGTTCTGCATTTGGGAGGCTGGGATTTCCACTGTGGCATTCAACAATTTACTGGGCGGCGTGACTACAGCAAATTAAAAGAAAAGCTGTTTGGGGCGCTAAAACAAGCTAGTGCGGCTCATACGATATTGGCGATGACGCAGCTATTTGGAGAAGAAGCTTTCAGCTTGCAAAATCTATTTGCTGAAGAACGCCACCGGATTATGCGGCTGCTGAGTCAGGAAACACTGGCACGTTTAGGACAGTTGTATACCCAAGCCTACCGTGATAATTATGGTGTGCTGATGGCGTTTCATCGAGATGAACTAGCAGTACCCCAAGAATTGCAGGTGGCAGCAGATATTGCTTTAGGGCATCGCTGTCTGATGACATTGCGATCGCTTGAACAAGAGATTGCCGATCCCCAAAAGAGTTGGAATCACATCCTAGAATTAGAGGCGATCGCAACTGAAGCAAAACATCTGCGTTGTCGGCTGAATATTCCTGACGGCAAGCAAATGTTAGAACAGTTAATTGCGCGATCGCTCTGGCAATTGTTGCACGATGCCAATGGTAGCTTTAATGCAGATATCCAACTATTGGAGCGATTGATTGATGTCGGGGATCAACTAAATATTGATATTTCCCTACAGCGATCGCAGGAACTATATTTTAGCTGTCTGCAAAGTCAGATAGCGCTAGTGTGTATTACTAGCGTTGGTAATGAAGCAGATAATCAGTGTCTTCAGTTGCTCAAGTTAGGTAAAAAGTTAGCCGTTGATGTTAGCTCGATCTCAAATCAGCTGAAATAG